One stretch of Xanthomonas sp. DAR 35659 DNA includes these proteins:
- the gcvT gene encoding glycine cleavage system aminomethyltransferase GcvT: MTQKTILNDSHRALGAKMVDFGGWDMPIHYGSQIDEHHQVRRDAGMFDVSHMTVVDLHGAQVRAFLRHLLANSVDKLKVPGKALYTCMLNPQGGVIDDLIVYYLSDTFFRLVVNAATRAKDLAWIGEQAHAFGVEVRERDDFAMIAVQGPTARAKVIGLLREDDRAAVQKLGRFSAVEASSADGVALFVARTGYTGEDGFEIVLPQQQAVAFWDALLRAGVKPAGLGARDTLRLEAGMNLYGQDMDETVSPYEAALAWTVTLDEGRVFIGRDVLEAHKANGAPRQMIGLVMDDRGVLRHGQKVLTAQGEGEILSGTFSPTLGKAIAFARVPAGEPGAVRVDIRGKEVPVRVVKFPFVREGQVQPGVLG; encoded by the coding sequence ATGACCCAGAAGACCATCCTCAACGACAGCCACCGCGCCCTCGGCGCCAAGATGGTCGACTTCGGCGGCTGGGACATGCCGATCCACTACGGCTCGCAGATCGACGAGCACCATCAGGTGCGCCGCGACGCCGGCATGTTCGACGTCAGCCACATGACCGTGGTCGACCTGCATGGCGCGCAGGTGCGCGCCTTCCTGCGCCATCTGCTGGCCAACTCGGTGGACAAGCTCAAGGTGCCGGGCAAGGCGTTGTACACCTGCATGCTCAATCCGCAGGGCGGGGTGATCGACGACCTGATCGTCTATTACCTGTCCGACACCTTCTTCCGCCTGGTGGTCAACGCCGCCACCCGCGCCAAGGACCTGGCCTGGATCGGCGAGCAGGCGCACGCGTTCGGCGTGGAGGTGCGCGAGCGCGACGACTTCGCGATGATCGCGGTGCAGGGCCCCACGGCGCGCGCCAAGGTGATCGGCCTGCTGCGCGAGGACGACCGCGCCGCGGTGCAGAAGCTGGGCCGCTTTTCCGCGGTCGAGGCCAGTTCGGCCGACGGCGTGGCGCTGTTCGTCGCGCGCACCGGCTACACCGGCGAGGACGGCTTCGAGATCGTGCTGCCGCAGCAACAGGCCGTGGCGTTCTGGGATGCGCTGCTGCGGGCCGGGGTCAAGCCGGCCGGACTGGGCGCGCGCGACACGCTGCGGCTGGAGGCCGGCATGAACCTGTATGGACAGGACATGGACGAGACCGTGTCGCCGTACGAGGCGGCGCTGGCCTGGACGGTGACGCTGGACGAGGGCCGCGTGTTCATCGGCCGCGATGTGCTCGAGGCGCACAAGGCCAACGGCGCGCCGCGGCAGATGATCGGCCTGGTGATGGACGACAGGGGCGTGCTGCGCCACGGCCAGAAGGTGCTGACCGCGCAGGGCGAGGGCGAGATCCTGTCCGGCACGTTCTCGCCGACGCTGGGCAAGGCGATCGCCTTCGCGCGCGTACCGGCCGGCGAGCCGGGCGCGGTGCGCGTGGACATCCGCGGCAAGGAAGTGCCGGTGCGCGTGGTCAAGTTCCCGTTCGTGCGCGAAGGCCAGGTCCAGCCCGGCGTGCTCGGCTGA
- the gcvH gene encoding glycine cleavage system protein GcvH gives MSEIPGDLKFLKSHEWARVEGSGRVTVGISDHAQGLLGDLVYVELPNVGDEVVAGNGVAVVESVKAASDVYSPLTGKVVEVNSALSDKPETINEDAYGEGWLFVLEIDDQEQLNELLSPDDYAELLEEDGH, from the coding sequence ATGAGCGAGATCCCTGGCGACCTCAAATTCCTCAAGTCCCACGAGTGGGCGCGCGTCGAAGGCAGCGGCCGCGTCACCGTCGGCATCTCCGATCATGCCCAAGGCCTGCTCGGCGACCTGGTCTACGTCGAACTGCCGAACGTCGGCGATGAGGTCGTCGCCGGCAACGGCGTGGCCGTGGTCGAGTCGGTCAAGGCCGCCTCGGACGTGTACAGCCCGCTCACCGGCAAGGTGGTCGAGGTCAACAGCGCGCTCAGCGACAAGCCGGAGACCATCAACGAGGACGCCTACGGCGAAGGCTGGCTGTTCGTGCTGGAGATCGACGACCAGGAGCAGTTGAACGAACTGCTGTCCCCGGACGACTACGCCGAGCTGCTCGAGGAAGACGGCCACTGA